A genome region from Geodermatophilus bullaregiensis includes the following:
- a CDS encoding xanthine dehydrogenase family protein molybdopterin-binding subunit yields MTVTEDPATQATAPEKEIGKARRRKEDARLITGRTTWTDNMVLPGMLHLSVVRSPVAHARITAIDVSAAAEAPGVVAVLTGRDLADEQGSIPCAWPVTPDMVNPGHPSIAVDQVNHVGEAVAVIVGRSRTAAADAVELVDVDYDLLPPVLDMEEAVREGADLVHSSIGTNTSYHFVFDAGEAGTGTDTEQAFADAEVVVSRRFVNQRLIPAFMEPRSVVVQPQGDNYTMWSATQVPHILRVMLASVTGVPEHKLRVIAPDVGGGFGGKLQVNPEEILALLIARRLGKPVKWTETRSESLMTAHHGRDQIQFIDVAADREGNVKGLRVRLLADMGAYLRLITPGVPALGAFMFPGIYKFPAYRFECDGVFTTKVPTDAYRGAGRPEATFAVERIMDELAVELGMDPLELRRKNWIQSQEFPFTTVAGLEYDSGDYDTATQQALELVGYDELREEQRRRRESGDPVQLGIGFSTFTEMCGLAPSRVLGSLSFGAGGWEHASIRMLPTGKVEVVTGSTPHGQGHETAWSQLVADSLGVPFEDVEVLHGDTAIATRGLDTYGSRSLVVGGTAVVKAADKVIAKARKVAAHLLEASEDDLDFTGGRFSVRGTPGTGMSIQEVALAVFAAHDYPEDVEPSIDADATFDPVNFSFPHGTHVCAMEVDTDTGFVKIRKYACVDDVGTIVNPLIVEGQVHGGLAQGIAQALYEEAVYDADGNLTTGTFVDYLVPSAADLPHFDTGNTVHVAPGNPIGAKGVGEAGCIASTPAVVNAALDAVRHLGVRDIRMPLTPERVWRAIHQGGDGGDRATAGSNAYGGAQTETTAGVSTPASSLGGDR; encoded by the coding sequence TCGACGTCTCCGCGGCCGCCGAGGCCCCCGGCGTCGTCGCCGTCCTCACCGGTCGGGACCTCGCCGACGAGCAGGGCTCCATCCCCTGCGCCTGGCCGGTGACGCCGGACATGGTCAACCCCGGCCACCCGTCGATCGCCGTCGACCAGGTCAACCACGTGGGCGAGGCCGTGGCGGTCATCGTCGGCCGCTCGCGCACCGCCGCCGCCGACGCCGTCGAGCTCGTCGACGTCGACTACGACCTGCTGCCGCCGGTGCTCGACATGGAGGAGGCCGTCCGCGAGGGCGCCGACCTCGTGCACTCCTCGATCGGCACCAACACCAGCTACCACTTCGTCTTCGACGCGGGCGAGGCCGGGACCGGCACCGACACCGAGCAGGCCTTCGCCGACGCCGAGGTCGTGGTCAGCCGGCGGTTCGTCAACCAGCGGCTGATCCCGGCGTTCATGGAGCCGCGCTCGGTCGTCGTCCAGCCGCAGGGCGACAACTATACGATGTGGTCGGCCACCCAGGTGCCGCACATCCTGCGCGTCATGCTCGCCTCGGTCACCGGCGTGCCGGAGCACAAGCTGCGGGTCATCGCGCCCGACGTCGGCGGCGGCTTCGGCGGCAAGCTGCAGGTCAACCCCGAGGAGATCCTCGCCCTCCTGATCGCGCGCCGCCTCGGCAAGCCGGTCAAGTGGACCGAGACCCGCAGCGAGTCGCTCATGACCGCCCACCACGGCCGCGACCAGATCCAGTTCATCGACGTCGCCGCCGACCGCGAGGGCAACGTCAAGGGCCTGCGCGTGCGGCTGCTCGCCGACATGGGCGCCTACCTGCGGCTGATCACCCCCGGCGTCCCGGCCCTGGGTGCCTTCATGTTCCCGGGCATCTACAAGTTCCCGGCCTACCGCTTCGAGTGCGACGGCGTCTTCACCACCAAGGTGCCCACCGACGCCTACCGCGGCGCCGGCCGGCCCGAGGCGACCTTCGCCGTCGAGCGGATCATGGACGAGCTCGCCGTCGAGCTCGGTATGGACCCGCTCGAGCTGCGCCGGAAGAACTGGATCCAGTCCCAGGAGTTCCCCTTCACCACGGTGGCGGGCCTGGAGTACGACAGCGGCGACTACGACACCGCGACGCAGCAGGCCCTCGAGCTGGTGGGCTACGACGAGCTGCGCGAGGAGCAGCGCCGCCGGCGGGAGTCGGGCGATCCCGTGCAGCTGGGCATCGGCTTCTCCACCTTCACCGAGATGTGCGGCCTGGCCCCCTCCCGGGTGCTCGGCTCGCTGTCCTTCGGCGCCGGCGGCTGGGAGCACGCCTCCATCCGCATGCTGCCCACCGGCAAGGTCGAGGTCGTCACCGGCTCGACGCCGCACGGCCAGGGCCACGAGACGGCGTGGAGCCAGCTGGTCGCCGACTCGCTCGGCGTCCCCTTCGAGGACGTCGAGGTGCTGCACGGCGACACCGCGATCGCCACGCGGGGCCTGGACACCTACGGCTCGCGCTCGCTGGTCGTCGGCGGCACCGCGGTGGTCAAGGCCGCCGACAAGGTGATCGCCAAGGCCCGCAAGGTCGCCGCGCACCTGCTCGAGGCCAGCGAGGACGACCTCGACTTCACCGGCGGCCGCTTCAGCGTCCGCGGGACCCCGGGGACGGGCATGAGCATCCAGGAGGTCGCGCTCGCGGTCTTCGCCGCGCACGACTACCCGGAGGACGTCGAGCCCTCGATCGACGCCGACGCGACCTTCGACCCGGTGAACTTTTCCTTCCCCCACGGGACGCACGTCTGCGCCATGGAGGTCGACACCGACACCGGGTTCGTCAAGATCCGCAAGTACGCCTGCGTCGACGACGTCGGCACGATCGTCAACCCGCTCATCGTCGAGGGCCAGGTCCACGGCGGGCTGGCGCAGGGCATCGCGCAGGCGCTGTACGAGGAGGCGGTCTACGACGCCGACGGCAACCTCACCACCGGCACCTTCGTCGACTACCTGGTGCCCTCGGCCGCCGACCTGCCGCACTTCGACACGGGCAACACCGTGCACGTGGCACCGGGCAACCCGATCGGCGCCAAGGGCGTCGGGGAGGCCGGCTGCATCGCCAGCACGCCGGCGGTGGTGAACGCCGCGCTCGACGCCGTCCGGCACCTCGGGGTGCGCGACATCCGCATGCCGCTGACGCCCGAGCGGGTCTGGCGGGCGATCCACCAGGGCGGCGACGGCGGGGACCGGGCCACGGCCGGGTCCAACGCCTACGGCGGCGCCCAGACCGAGACCACCGCCGGTGTCTCGACCCCTGCTTCGTCCCTGGGAGGTGACCGGTGA
- a CDS encoding DedA family protein, producing MSSLAAAAASDQGGITGFLLDLVERLGPVGVGFSILLETVIPPIPSEAVLGLAGVLIRSGDMDVVPVVLFATLGSILGAVFFYYVGRALGPRRSHAFLDRLPLVETEDVDRTFAWFERHGRSAVFFGRMVPIVRSFISVPAGVVRMPFGQFVLYSAAGSLIWNTVLISLGVLAGDFIQDNLKYFDYLVVAVFAAGLGYLVYKRAKDVRHRRRRTTAGRTEETGSDRPTA from the coding sequence ATGTCCTCCCTCGCCGCCGCGGCCGCCTCCGACCAGGGCGGGATCACCGGCTTCCTGCTCGACCTCGTCGAGAGGCTGGGACCCGTCGGCGTGGGGTTCAGCATCCTGCTGGAGACGGTCATCCCGCCCATCCCCAGCGAGGCGGTGCTCGGCCTGGCCGGCGTGCTGATCCGCAGCGGCGACATGGACGTCGTCCCGGTCGTCCTCTTCGCCACCCTGGGCTCGATCCTCGGGGCGGTCTTCTTCTACTACGTCGGCCGGGCGCTGGGGCCGCGGCGCTCCCACGCCTTCCTCGACCGGCTGCCCCTGGTGGAGACCGAGGACGTCGACCGCACCTTCGCCTGGTTCGAGCGCCACGGCCGCTCGGCGGTCTTCTTCGGCCGCATGGTGCCGATCGTGCGCAGCTTCATCTCGGTGCCGGCCGGCGTCGTCCGGATGCCCTTCGGCCAGTTCGTCCTCTACTCCGCCGCGGGCAGCCTGATCTGGAACACCGTCCTGATCAGCCTCGGCGTCCTGGCGGGGGACTTCATCCAGGACAACCTCAAGTACTTCGACTACCTGGTCGTCGCGGTGTTCGCGGCGGGGCTGGGCTACCTGGTCTACAAGCGGGCCAAGGACGTGCGCCACCGCCGCCGCCGGACCACGGCCGGACGGACCGAGGAGACCGGCAGCGACCGGCCGACGGCGTGA
- a CDS encoding ArsR/SmtB family transcription factor, which yields MAADPLSRVFSALADPTRRDIVARLAVGDATVGELAAPYDVTVQAVSKHLRVLEDAGLVSRSREAQRRPVHLEAEVFDLMTKWIERYRRQAEERYRRLDDVLRSMPEEDPPPQGGNPS from the coding sequence GTGGCGGCAGATCCGCTCTCGCGGGTGTTCTCGGCGCTGGCCGACCCGACCCGGCGCGACATCGTCGCCCGGCTTGCGGTCGGTGACGCGACCGTCGGGGAGCTGGCCGCCCCCTACGACGTGACCGTGCAGGCGGTCTCCAAGCACCTGCGGGTGCTGGAGGACGCCGGCCTGGTCAGTCGCAGCCGGGAGGCCCAGCGCCGCCCGGTGCACCTGGAGGCGGAGGTGTTCGACCTCATGACGAAGTGGATCGAGCGCTACCGGCGGCAGGCCGAGGAGCGCTACCGCCGCCTCGACGACGTCCTCCGGTCCATGCCCGAGGAGGACCCACCACCACAGGGAGGGAACCCGTCATGA
- a CDS encoding SRPBCC family protein, whose product MQLENSFTVPVPVDEAWRVLLDIERIAPCMPGAALDSVEGDSFTGRVKVKLGPINLTYQGKASFVEKDEAAHRAVIDGRGKDQRGNGTAAALITAQLKGEGDTTRVDVLTDLNITGRPAQFGRGVMTDVGNKLLGQFADKLAAQLGEGDAQGDAARADAARADAPGSVTATATGVAEEVAASVEQTPGDNAAAEAVRRAGTAAREAAASATDEATGKTAAAAAGPTDTVSIAAVGATDTAPVPAVGDAAQAAAGTAPAASDTTPVTPVGGAPSTPPSGPSAPPTRPATGAPPRSTPRPVQQPAEEPEPIDLLEVAGGAAMARFAAPAAGLAALLLLITLVVRRRRR is encoded by the coding sequence GTGCAGCTGGAGAACTCGTTCACCGTCCCCGTGCCCGTCGACGAGGCCTGGCGGGTGCTCCTCGACATCGAGCGGATCGCCCCGTGCATGCCCGGCGCGGCGCTGGACTCGGTCGAGGGTGACTCCTTCACCGGCCGGGTCAAGGTCAAGCTCGGCCCGATCAACCTGACCTACCAGGGCAAGGCGTCCTTCGTGGAGAAGGACGAGGCCGCCCACCGCGCCGTCATCGACGGCCGCGGCAAGGACCAGCGCGGCAACGGCACCGCGGCCGCGCTCATCACCGCGCAGCTCAAGGGCGAGGGGGACACCACGCGGGTCGACGTCCTCACCGACCTCAACATCACCGGCCGCCCGGCCCAGTTCGGCCGCGGCGTCATGACCGACGTGGGCAACAAGCTGCTCGGCCAGTTCGCCGACAAGCTCGCCGCCCAGCTGGGCGAGGGCGACGCGCAGGGCGACGCCGCGCGGGCCGACGCCGCGCGGGCCGACGCCCCCGGCTCGGTCACGGCGACCGCCACCGGCGTCGCCGAGGAGGTCGCCGCCTCCGTCGAGCAGACGCCGGGCGACAACGCCGCCGCCGAGGCCGTGCGCAGGGCCGGGACCGCGGCGAGGGAGGCCGCGGCGTCGGCGACCGACGAGGCCACGGGGAAGACGGCCGCCGCCGCGGCCGGGCCGACCGACACCGTCTCGATCGCTGCGGTGGGCGCCACCGACACCGCTCCGGTCCCGGCCGTGGGCGACGCCGCCCAGGCCGCCGCCGGCACCGCCCCGGCGGCGAGCGACACGACGCCGGTCACGCCCGTCGGTGGCGCGCCGAGCACCCCGCCGTCCGGGCCCTCGGCGCCGCCGACCCGCCCGGCCACGGGCGCGCCGCCGCGCAGCACCCCGCGGCCGGTGCAGCAGCCGGCCGAGGAGCCCGAGCCGATCGACCTGCTCGAGGTGGCCGGTGGTGCGGCGATGGCCCGCTTCGCCGCACCTGCGGCCGGGCTGGCCGCGCTGCTGCTGCTGATCACGCTGGTCGTCCGGCGGCGCCGCCGCTGA
- a CDS encoding HAD family hydrolase yields MSAARPDVVAFDVNETLLDLEPVRAALVELGRPAHLLPTVFGRTLQTGFAATVAGTWLPFRAAFESSLAQLTDLDDGDRGRVADAFLDLSPHPDVEPALRRLVSAGVRVVTLSHGSPGVAEAGLERGGITPLVERTLTSESVRTWKPSRAAYLWAAGACGVAPGRMALVAAHGWDVLGAEQAGLTGAWFPRAERVYPPPYPAPAVVADDLAGAVEALLALPPA; encoded by the coding sequence GTGAGCGCCGCCCGCCCCGACGTCGTCGCGTTCGACGTCAACGAGACGCTGCTCGACCTCGAGCCGGTGCGCGCCGCGCTGGTGGAGCTCGGCCGGCCCGCGCACCTGCTGCCCACCGTCTTCGGCCGCACGCTGCAGACCGGGTTCGCCGCCACGGTGGCCGGCACCTGGCTGCCCTTCCGCGCCGCGTTCGAGTCCTCGCTGGCCCAGCTCACCGACCTCGACGACGGCGACCGCGGCCGGGTGGCCGACGCCTTCCTCGACCTCTCGCCGCACCCCGACGTCGAGCCCGCCCTGCGCCGGCTGGTCTCCGCCGGGGTCCGCGTGGTGACGCTCTCGCACGGCTCGCCCGGGGTGGCCGAGGCGGGCCTGGAGCGCGGCGGGATCACGCCGCTGGTCGAGCGCACGCTGACCAGCGAGTCGGTGCGGACGTGGAAGCCCTCCCGCGCCGCCTACCTGTGGGCGGCGGGCGCCTGCGGGGTCGCGCCCGGGCGGATGGCGCTGGTGGCCGCGCACGGCTGGGACGTCCTCGGCGCGGAGCAGGCCGGCCTCACCGGCGCCTGGTTCCCCCGCGCCGAGCGGGTGTACCCGCCGCCCTACCCGGCGCCGGCCGTGGTCGCCGACGACCTGGCCGGGGCGGTCGAGGCGCTGCTCGCGCTGCCCCCGGCGTGA
- a CDS encoding alpha/beta hydrolase family protein yields MRGPTLVDTPLGPAAVHADGPADGARGTLVLGHGAGGGVASADLTAVTASASAAGWRVLRVEQPWRVAGKRIAPAPPRLDTAWSAVLDALRPGLSRPLVLGGRSAGARVACRTASAQGADGVLALAFPLHPPGRPEKSRAAELTGAGVPLVVVQGQTDGHGRPGEVAAALAGTATASVSAVPGDHSLLRAPELVAAAALSWLAAEPWRGRSSGRRRS; encoded by the coding sequence GTGAGGGGACCGACCCTCGTCGACACCCCGCTCGGCCCGGCGGCCGTGCACGCGGACGGGCCCGCCGACGGCGCCCGCGGCACGCTGGTGCTCGGCCACGGCGCCGGTGGCGGCGTGGCGTCGGCCGACCTGACCGCCGTCACCGCCTCGGCCTCCGCGGCCGGCTGGCGGGTGCTGCGCGTCGAGCAGCCCTGGCGGGTGGCCGGGAAGCGCATCGCCCCGGCACCACCGCGCCTGGACACCGCGTGGTCGGCGGTGCTCGACGCGCTGCGACCCGGGCTGTCCCGGCCGCTGGTGCTCGGCGGCCGCAGCGCGGGGGCCCGGGTGGCCTGCCGGACGGCGTCCGCCCAGGGTGCCGACGGCGTCCTCGCGCTGGCCTTCCCGCTGCACCCGCCGGGCCGCCCGGAGAAGAGCCGCGCCGCGGAGCTGACCGGGGCCGGCGTGCCGCTGGTCGTGGTGCAGGGGCAGACCGACGGGCACGGCCGGCCCGGGGAGGTCGCCGCCGCGCTCGCCGGGACGGCGACGGCGTCGGTCTCCGCCGTGCCGGGCGACCACTCGCTGCTGCGGGCCCCCGAGCTGGTGGCCGCGGCGGCGCTGTCGTGGCTGGCGGCCGAGCCGTGGCGGGGTCGATCATCGGGTCGTCGCCGGTCCTGA
- a CDS encoding FAD binding domain-containing protein yields the protein MIPAPFDYVRPTTVDEALAAVAAGGEDVKIMAGGQSLIPVMRLRLAAPETVVDLGGIAELKGVREEGDHLVIGAMTTHAEVIADPLIAQYARLLAEATETVADRQTRRRGTFGGALAHADPAGDLAAVALALDAEMVVAGPSGRRTVPASEFFVDYLTTSLDEGEILVEIRVPKLAGDWGVRYEKFNRVAQAWSIVAIAAAVRREDGHIAEARIGLTNMGPTPLRASATEAALAGAPATADAIAAAARSAAEGTSPSSDLNAQADYREHLAQVLTRRAVSAAAGL from the coding sequence GTGATCCCCGCACCGTTCGACTACGTCCGGCCGACCACGGTCGACGAGGCGCTGGCGGCGGTCGCCGCCGGCGGCGAGGACGTCAAGATCATGGCCGGTGGCCAGTCGCTGATCCCGGTCATGCGGCTGCGGCTGGCGGCGCCCGAGACGGTCGTCGACCTCGGCGGCATCGCCGAGCTCAAGGGCGTGCGGGAGGAGGGCGACCACCTGGTCATCGGCGCGATGACCACGCACGCCGAGGTGATCGCCGACCCGCTGATCGCGCAGTACGCCAGGCTCCTCGCCGAGGCGACCGAGACGGTGGCCGACCGGCAGACCCGCCGGCGCGGCACCTTCGGCGGGGCGCTCGCCCACGCCGACCCCGCCGGCGACCTGGCGGCGGTGGCCCTGGCGCTCGACGCCGAGATGGTCGTCGCGGGCCCGTCCGGGCGGCGCACGGTGCCCGCGTCGGAGTTCTTCGTCGACTACCTCACGACCTCCCTCGACGAGGGGGAGATCCTGGTCGAGATCCGGGTGCCCAAGCTCGCCGGCGACTGGGGGGTGCGCTACGAGAAGTTCAACCGCGTGGCGCAGGCCTGGTCGATCGTCGCCATCGCGGCCGCCGTCCGGCGGGAGGACGGGCACATCGCCGAGGCGCGGATCGGGCTGACCAACATGGGCCCGACGCCGCTGCGCGCATCGGCCACCGAGGCCGCCCTCGCCGGGGCTCCCGCGACGGCCGACGCGATCGCGGCCGCGGCGCGGTCGGCCGCGGAGGGCACCAGCCCGAGCAGCGACCTCAACGCCCAGGCCGACTACCGCGAGCACCTCGCGCAGGTGCTGACCCGCCGGGCGGTCAGCGCCGCCGCCGGGTTGTAG
- a CDS encoding amidohydrolase family protein, whose translation MRQRLTARAVVVGDRAGTVVPDAVVDVDEGHISWVGTADDAPPAGDAEVVALPGLLVPGLVNTHSHAPMVLFRGQGEGLPLDRWLREVMWPREARLTPDDVEVAMTAASAELLRGGVTTSVEMYFSPERIAAAVGATGARAVVAAPMLPLPGMPPLEEQMAAAVDLASGVADDGLVEYGLGPHAAYTVPLPLLRRAAELAREHGMLLHLHVAETATEGADLLATHGLSVPALLAAHDVLGGRVLAAHCVHMDDGDLELFAEYDVAVAHCPASNARLASGVARVRDMLDRRIRVGLGTDGPASNDGLDLLADVRLAAQLARLTGRDATALTAAEAFWLATGAAADAVGRPDLGRVEAGRRADVVHVDTRDLGFEPVGDAADWLTHLVWSGVSRLVSDVWVGGRQVVAGGACTTVDAVALRAEVAARAARLAG comes from the coding sequence ATGCGTCAGCGACTCACCGCCCGGGCCGTCGTCGTGGGGGACCGGGCGGGCACCGTCGTCCCCGACGCGGTCGTCGACGTCGACGAGGGTCACATCTCCTGGGTGGGGACGGCCGATGACGCCCCGCCGGCCGGGGACGCCGAGGTCGTGGCGCTGCCCGGCCTGCTCGTGCCGGGGCTGGTCAACACCCACTCGCACGCGCCGATGGTGCTGTTCCGCGGCCAGGGCGAGGGGCTGCCGCTGGACCGCTGGCTGCGCGAGGTGATGTGGCCGCGGGAGGCGCGGCTGACGCCGGACGACGTCGAGGTCGCCATGACCGCCGCGTCCGCGGAGCTGCTGCGCGGCGGGGTCACCACGAGCGTGGAGATGTACTTCTCGCCCGAGCGGATCGCCGCGGCGGTCGGCGCGACCGGCGCCCGCGCGGTGGTCGCCGCGCCGATGCTGCCGCTGCCGGGCATGCCGCCGCTGGAGGAGCAGATGGCCGCCGCCGTCGACCTGGCCTCCGGCGTCGCGGACGACGGACTGGTCGAGTACGGCCTGGGCCCGCACGCCGCCTACACCGTCCCGCTGCCCCTGCTGCGCCGGGCCGCCGAGCTCGCGCGGGAGCACGGGATGCTGCTGCACCTGCACGTGGCCGAGACAGCCACCGAGGGCGCCGACCTGCTGGCCACCCACGGGCTGTCGGTGCCGGCGCTGCTGGCCGCCCACGACGTCCTGGGCGGGCGGGTGCTCGCCGCGCACTGCGTGCACATGGACGACGGCGACCTCGAGCTGTTCGCGGAGTACGACGTCGCGGTCGCGCACTGCCCGGCCAGCAACGCCAGGCTGGCCAGCGGCGTCGCGCGGGTGCGGGACATGCTCGACCGCCGCATCCGGGTGGGCCTCGGCACCGACGGGCCGGCGTCCAACGACGGGCTGGACCTGCTCGCCGACGTCCGCCTCGCCGCGCAGCTGGCCCGCCTCACCGGGCGCGACGCCACCGCGCTGACCGCCGCCGAGGCGTTCTGGCTGGCCACCGGCGCGGCCGCCGACGCGGTCGGCCGCCCCGACCTCGGCCGGGTGGAGGCCGGGCGGCGGGCCGACGTGGTGCACGTCGACACACGGGACCTGGGCTTCGAGCCGGTCGGCGACGCCGCCGACTGGCTCACCCATCTGGTCTGGTCCGGTGTGTCCCGGCTGGTCAGCGACGTCTGGGTGGGCGGCCGGCAGGTGGTGGCCGGCGGCGCCTGCACCACCGTGGACGCCGTCGCGCTGCGGGCCGAGGTGGCCGCGCGTGCCGCCCGCCTGGCCGGCTGA